The DNA region aaaaatgttacaGGGTAGCAAGATTAGTTCAACTTCTTTCTAttgcaaattatttcaaatattttacaagGTCAGGTTTCATTTTTCCTGTTCGGctgtattctttctttttttaagatacaTACAGGAATTCATAGAAAATACTTATTTCGTActgttttagtattttttttttaaagcttcttttAAGAAAGTAAGGTTTTAGGGATAgattacagacagaaaatatgAGTTACAAAGGTTTTACTCTGAAGATgtgtatctctttgtatcagGTTGAATACAGTCAGCGGTATGCAGAGACCAACCCGCAGGCTCAAAGCCTTCGGCACCTCCTGAGTGAagctcacctcctcctccgcaCCTCCTTACTCCAAACATCAGAGCAGCAACGAAGCACTGAGGAAGACTCTGCGCCGTCTCTGCAGACAGGTACAGATGGACcagctgagagacagacagctgaacagacagacaggcaagAACTAGAGGAGGCACTCAGGCAGAACTGTGCACAGCTGGGAGACTGTTTcagcaggtaacacacacacacacacacacacacacacatgcacacacttcaCTAAAGGACAAACATCCCTTAAAACAGCTTTAGAGATGAATCATATTTTAAACTATGCACACACCCCTTAATTAAGAACTGAAATTGGTTCAACAAATTTAGATTTGCAAATTTATTGACCACTTGAAGAATAACTTAACACCCCCTAAAATCTTGTCTTTGCTTTGAGTTACTTGTTAATTAAGTGGTTTTACCCCATAATTATTAAAAGTAgagtaaaagataaatattaagAACAGAAAAATGAGCATATAAGCCACATTTAGCCATTTGTgctaatttgattttaaaactcCTTAAAATGACTAAATCCAGACTAATTTTaccttattttttatatatcctTTAGAAGAGGTTGTAATGTTTGCAGTATAAGGATTTTGTTGAGATAATTGCCTTTGCTATCATTACGGTATGTGTACTTATGTACTTTGAGTTTGTTCCCATTAGTTAAAGATGGCAATGCACAATAGTGTTTGGTAATGAATGATCTGCTGaatgatttattattgttatttgtattattttatgcTATAAAACGTCAGAACATAGTGGGAAATGGCCATCACAATTTACAAGAGCCCAAGATCACATCTTTAAATAGCTTGAATGTCTGGTATTTCTTTcttaataaatgatttattgatgatCAGAAGTGTTTGTATTGCTGTTGGTAAACTTAAAGATATTTCAGCAATATTTCTATGCTTTTCTGTTCTGTAAGGGGCAGTCAGAAGGACTGCCATCTGGCTCTGCCGTACTACAGGATGTCTGGTCTGTCAGTCACAGAAATCATTACCAGGAACAGGCCGCTTCCCAGCAGCCCTCACTCCTACGGCCCCGGCTTCCTCTTCTACCTGAAGCATTACCTGTTTGAAGAAACAGAGCAGATTCTCAGTCAGGTAAACACAAGCATAAGAAATGCATAAAGCTTCACTTGCTGCTTGTATCATGTAAGGCTTATAGAGATGTGTTTTGAATGTACCATACGGAATGAATtagtattacatttacattaaaactgTCAGTTTGtatctgtttctctgctaaCTTAGACATTCACAGTcaaatttgaaatgttaatgtttacaaaatgtatttcctaAGTTTGAAAAGTATATGATACGAACCATACATTTTCTATACTATATGTATTTTAGTAAATATTCAAGTATAGtgaattgtttttatattcatcaGTTTATcagctgatttatttgttatacaACAAAGCTTTTTCCACCAGTTTGCCacagatacaaaaaaatcaaataataataaaatatatttttttctgcaggagGTAGCTGATGAGGTCATAGACattttcagccaatcagagccctCAGAGCTCGTCAGTGTGTGTGCCAGCCCGTCCCTGATAAACATCAGTCCTGCCCAGACGCTGCGAATCTTACAACATCTGGAAGACACAGCTGGCGTGTCTGTTCCTTTGACAACCACCATGGCAACCATGATGTTGCGTTTGGACGACCTGCCACAGTACACACATCTGATGGAAAGACACGCTGAGGTTAGAGGGTATAAGggatgtagtgtgtgtgtgtgtgtgtgtgtgtgtgtgtgtgtgtgtgtgtgtgtgtgtgtgtgtgtgtgtgtgtgtgtgtgtgtgtgtgtgtgtgtgtgtgtgtgtgtgtgtgttttgtgtgtgtgtgtgtgtgtgtgtgtgtgtgttttaagggaTGCTTCCTAGTAAAGAAGAAactgaaatatgtttatttaacagtATGTATAAAAAGTATGTAATGTAACAGCATTTCGTAGATTGACAGTCCATCTCAGTAATCCAGAAATACACACTTGCTATATCAAAGCACATTTAGATTCAATGCTTCCAGCTAGATGAACCACCTTATAGCTTTCATAGAAACATGTATCAGCtctatattaattaattatgtgCACATATTATTACGGTATTAggtttttcaaagttttttctttAGTGCAAATATAAGCAGTTTGacagattagtttttttttatgtcacacCAGTGTGTTGCTATTTGTacagtttatattgtttgtttacacaTGCCTAAACTTTCCTTTAATGTTAGcattaaataattattgaaCATACTGTCGTATTTCAGAGTAAGAGCATGGTACAAACTAGTCAAGAGCTTTTGATACCATtgcattaaaatattaaatcatattaGGAAGATTACTGAAACTGGTTGGAAATGTCACAGCATATCCTTAAGATCCTTAAATTAGGATGTGCAATACACCGGCAGGAAATTGTAGAGATACACTAGAAGTGATACATTCTCTTGGTCTGAATGAACGGAAATGTAAAACATCATGTTGCCTGCAGATCACAGTTGATTGagaaacacatatggaatggtaaaaaactgtatttgtctGATACATCAAACATTCATTCAGGCATTCTGAACTTATTTCCTGTTGCCACTATTGTTCCAATTCCTAAAGACATTTTAGCTGATTTTAGGACTTGACACGTCTTTGTTTCCAAGGTCTCCCTAACAAAAACTTTTGTTCGCACAGGAGCCATAAATAATTCTAAAACATATATGAGTCATtccagaggacagacagaggtcTGTTTGTGTTCAGATGCTGCTGGTGTACGGGTTCATCGAGGAGCCGAGGCTGTTGCTGCACGGCGGGGTTAGAGGCCAGTACACACACATCCGTCCCACAGCCTTGACCCGCCAATTGGCAAAGTCCCAACCAGGACTGCTGGTGGCTGCCATGGTGGCtttacatgaaaacaacaaagtcCAGCTGGAACAGGCTGATCACATATTCaaggtgtgtgttttctgcgtgtgtgtgtgttgttaacaCCTGGTAATTCACAGCTAGGAGGCTAGAAGGGAAGTTTAAGGGATttttttgtgggtgtgtgtgtgtctaggaGCTGGGCTGTGAGAACTGCTTACAGGTGGATTTCTGGGAGGCGATGCTCATGGCGTCCTCCCAGGAAACTATCATCCAGGAACTTCTGTTCCGAGTGGCGTCTGTCTACATCGACCGACTGACAAATACAACCTCGGATACAAACGCCAACAAACTACAGACACCTTCAAGACGCAGGCCACTAAAGAGCGCTGATGATCTGGTACAGTAGCTGAAAATGActtctgttgtctttgtttggTAGGGAGTTATTCAAGATACCAATATCCCCTTCAATGTTCAGTTTGACCAGCGTGATGTTCACAAATAAGTTAATTTGAACATCACTCTCATGCACTAAGAGtcctgcgtgtttgtgtgtgtctcagatAAACTCGTGCTCCCATTATGGTGCTCTGTCCCCGTGGCTGACTGTTCTCAACCCAGCACACACCACCAGCTCACAACACCAGGAGGCGCTCTTCAAACTGCAGGTAATTTGTCTGTGAACACAACAAGACTGCTTGTATATGTCATAACTTAAGTTGGTGCAGTAAGTATATAGAAGTGTTATTATGAATAGAGGAGAGACCATCAGCCTTCAAGGGTGAATATAAGACTTCAAAAGGAAcctaataaataattaaaatgataagaTTGTAATGCAGGGCAAGGCACTTAATAGactcatatacatacatatacaattaCAACAATAGAGCCACGTTTAGTTGTAGGAAACAATACAtctatttaaagtattttagtgtttatactgtatattaggTAAATACATTAATGAAGATTTAAATCCAGGATGAGAGGCAATGACAGCTGTTAGTAAGACTACAATGCAATGCCTCAAGACCTTTTTCTCACCCAAACGTCCCAAACGTATCTTTCAAGTGCATCTATGTAACAGCGACCTTTGCGGTCAAATGTGCCAATTGCAGCATAATGGTTGATGCTTACACTTTATGTAATAGTAGCAGTGCCCTTACTACCATCAAGGACACAGGTCATGTCCTCAGTACTTTTTTTCTGGGATTTGGGGATGTTAAGTAAagtttaaatgttatgtttaaagtTACACATAGTGTATttttaaaggtgaatatcaatattttttggACCAAGTGGCTTTAGCTTTGAGTGTCTTATAATAATGCCAagcaataaattaattaataaatagaaCAATTTAGAAGTTTTCCCCAACAGAAACCAGGGAACTGATTTTAAGACATTGTCAGCCAAACTCGGGGatataaatctgttttaaaatgaattaatcatttttagataagataaatgcattatataaaatatttataagaATCAAATATCGTAAAATATACAACTTAATAGAAAATCTGAGATTGTGAGACTACTTGGACATAGCGCCTCAGTATATCTAAAACCCTGGATTTTGACTTGAACAGCAGCACACATAAATCAATCCATAGTTTTCTAACATTAACCACCCTAAGCTTGTGGTCATACCAGCCCAACTGAGGCTGTGACAGCAAACTTTTTTATTGTAAGATAAAGattgtattatttcatatttgtggcatagtcccccccccccccccccctttcctctaCCATTGTCCAGTGATTTTATTCCATTCCTATATCCATCTGCAGTCTCTCCTTTGTGGTCCGTCCCTGTCTGTTGGCTCCGTCGTGCCTCTGATGGAGCGTCTTTCAGAGGAAACCTTATGGGGCTTCAGCCTGCACCTCCTCTGCGCCACCAGAAGGGGGCAGTACGACATTAGCATTGAAAAGCTGCTGGACCGATGTCCTCAGGCCATCATAGCCTACGCTAACCACCAGTTACAAGACAAACATATGGTTTGTACGGAGCAGTAGCCTGAACTGTCTAATTGTGTTTTCACTCTACCCTCACTCTGTTTCAGGTCTGAATGTTAAGTATATTCTGCATTTTACACCCAGTGATTATCAGAGGTATTACCCTGTCTGTCTTGTCTAATCTCTGCAGGTGTTATGGTGGCAGAAGCTGCTCCCAGAGCTTTGTAACAGGACGAGAGCTGCCGCAGACAACAGCATCCTATTGGCTGCTCTCAAAGGTAGAAGCTTCTCTCAGAATACCACAAATCTGTCAAAGTACCTTAGAATTGTATTTAGAGTTTAAGGTCACTTTTTATATTTACCCACAGTCATTTTTTGACTTGACATTGaacaaagtgacatttttgctctttttattgcTGACAAAAATATCGAGCAGGTGAGACAAAAATCTAACAAGAGCATCCGAACAAGgtcaggaaaataaataaggGCTGTTTCCACTGAGGACACTGTGGTAACAGGGTGTAGCATGTGTAAACATGATGGGTATGAGTCGTGCTTTTTAAATCTGACCACTTTTTAAGccaacagaacagaacagatggatacattttatttacagaagATATAACTGATTAGCTAATACATAAGATATGATgaattcaaattattaaaacatattagaaTTTGTTCATTATAAGTAGAAATGCAAAGCAGCAAAGGACAGATGAGCAATAAACACGTGCAATTAGCTATAGAGATTTGTACAGAAAAGTGTATCGAGTCAAGTTGCACTGTGTCTAATTTAGGCATCAGGTTTTCACAAGAATGCTTGGAAAAGAAAGACGATACCTCTGAAAGATACTGGAAGGGTCAGAAAGTTGATATCAGCTCTGATGTTGAGGATTTTATGTGACCTGTTCCCATGCCAACAGAGACGCTGGTagtggttgccatggagacgaGCCCCACAGAGTTCCTGGAACTGATGCCTGATGACGGCACTGCCTCATACTTCCTGCCTTACCTGTTGACATGTAGCCAGAGACACCTGCTGGCCTgaaacctgacacacacacacacacacacacacacacacacacacacacacacacacacacacacacacacacacacacacacacacacacacacacacacacacacacacacacacacacacacagtgatttgCTCAAAAGACCCACAACAGTGCTGTTTGGGGATGATTGAACCTGGCAATACTGAAAACATACTGGCTCTCTCAGCATTTTGTTTGTCCTCAGACAATCATGTACAGGTTTTTGTACGTTTATGATTGCACAAATACTTGACCAACTTTTGAGTAATAGGCAAATAAATTGAACATTTAATCAGTCACTCTGGTGATGTATCCTCTGTTTATAGCTGACAAAGTAGATATAGAAGATAATTGAACATGCAGGATAGACAAGAATAGACTACAGTATATAAAGCAAGTCATGCAGAGTAGATTTGGATCATTAAAAGTGGTTTTAGGTTTCCCTAAAGTTTTAAacctttagtttttttgtacTTCGATATTGCTTTGCATTTCTGAGATTTGTTTGCCACTTGCATTGTCATTTTTGTAGCATTTTAAGAATTTGTTTGTGTCTAAATGTGGGACATACTGTATGTGGAGATAAAAACTTAAATGTCTAGCtactatgaaaatgtattattacttattacaGTTTGTCCTCCTAAAACTAGTCCTTTAAGTCCTAAAACCAGGAAGTTAGTAGGTTTTCGTCCCTGAACCATTTTTGATGGTTTTGATTTTTgagtgtaaaaaacaaacaaaacatccttTAGAGTTCCATGTTCTGTTCTTGAACTCAAATAACCTTGGAATTTGCAATAGTGCGTTATAATTTCACAGGTATTGAATAGGAAAACATTTGATGTTACATTATGTAGCAAATGTCTCGACAGATTCTAATCAGCCTTTCTATCTGTTGAATTTTTAATTCCACTGTTTCATGAAAACCTTGTGATGTGAGGTTATTCTCAGGAAGGCAGAAACTGTCCTCACTCAATTTGCAAGTTTTTGGATTTTATCCAAATAAATCTGATCCAAACTGCAATTACCAGtccttcaaaatgttttgttgttaccACATTCTTGCTCACAACTTCAAAGTATCGTTGGTTAAATGAAACTCATGTAAGGTGTTAAGTTTCTTGAGAGTTTGAGTTTGACTGCATGAAGTTGGCAAATATTCTTTGTGCTGGTGACTCAGTTGACTGACATATTGATTACAGATTGTTCCTGCTGAAGTCTGCAAACTGAAGTAACTTAGCTCCCTGTTGATTTTTGGCTGTTTGAATACAAAGTTCAAGGAATGTCCCGCTTTAATTGATTACCAAAGACTCTAAAGGAATTTGGAGGacaatgtattattaataattaataatacagGTTTCAAATTCCTAGTATAATATTGTGTACCTGTGCTTACTTCAGTGACAGGTATGAGATATTTTTATGGGATAAATCAAAAGTGACTCAACTATCAGGTTAATGATGAGACCAATAAGAATGTGTGAACGTCGATCATTGACTCTATTTGTGTAGATGTGTTTTCAATCTTGTTAATCAAACTTTTGTAAACTGTACCTGACTTTCATCAGCCatccaaaatacttttttaacacttgaaTTAATTCTGTAGAAATTGAAATCAGCAATTTAAAagctccaacaacaacaacaggccAACATGAAACTCTAAAGAAACTGTAGAACCAACCAGAGCTATTTCACAAACTTCCCAACCAATGAGACTTCATCACAGTCCACAGAACCAATCACACCTAGAGAGCACAACTCTGAACCAATCATAGTGTTAGACTCTGAGAGAGCTCAGCTTGAAGTTATGAGAGCTCAGCTGTTTAGATGTTTGGAAAGCCACCTTTGTTTGGATGTTCTGTTTTGGGGGGCAGTAGAAAGCAGTACCTGGCATGAAAACAATATAAGGGGACAAGAGATCAAGtagatgaaaagaaacaaagagagcaAAGGAAAGCTAAGGCTAGGTCAGAGaagatttaagaaaaagaagattgaAAAGCAAATTCTTCTGACAAGAAGAGGAGCAACAAAGTGGAGTTTAAAAAAGTAAGAGTGAGGCAAAAAAGTTCCATCAGAGAAGATGAAGCTGAGCGACAAGAATGTGGCTTTGCTGGCcatcaaagaaaacattgagATGGAGCTGTTTTCTTCAGTGGAGCTCTGCGTGGTGACATCAACACAGGAGACGGAGGAAGAACAGAGCTATGTCCAGGTTTGTCTTCTGTCCAATTGCACCTGGGCATACAGGTTTAATCAGAAATTAAAACTGCAACAAGACTGTGATGATCCTCAGACTGctacaaatgtatttagtaATGGCCTTGtctaatttaaagaaaatcagTATGTGCTGCAGGTAGAACCTGCAAAATGCTTATAACTTCAGActaaagccataaaaaaaaaggaatttctACCCAATTGctgtatgtaaatatttatagtCAGGGTCATGTGATCTGTTAGGAGTCTAGAAGGAACTGTAGTTAAATAAAGTGAGATTAGATGCTGCTGATTACTTTACAAATGATTCACTGTAAAGTTCATGTGACTGTTCCACATGAGATATCACAGAGTGATAGCATTTAAACTGTTAACTTAGCAAGAATATCCTTTAATTAAACCAAGTTCTGAAAATAACATTACAGGTTAAAATCAACCAAATCccaaatacatatatttttactattttttatacTTATATTTAGGAAGTACGATTCTGATTGCTCATTATAACAACTTGGATACCACGTTTTAGTACAAAACGACAAGTTCAGACAAGGACGGAAACATGTAACATAGTAATGCATTGGTTTTTGCAATCTATTTGAGATGCAAAGAAAACTTTATTGCATCTTAGATACCATGTCATTCTAATGGAggatcattatttttattttcctgtttttgaaCCAAGAAACATCTGGAGCATCCTCTGGTACCCGACTCTGAGGAGGAACCAGAGCCAGAGGTCCagaccccaccaccacccaggCAGCAGGCCGAGCCCAAAACAGAGCCCGCCGCCGAGACAGAGGCAGAGCACTGCCCCCCTGTCCTAGGAGTCATGGAGGAAATTGAGATAGAAATGGAGGTCAGTAAGTATGCgtgataaatgaaataaattgataGAGCAACAATTTATTGCTCATCGTTATACTGTGGAAAAGAAGTGGAAACTACAGCTTGTGAATGAAATACAAACTCTGCTGAGCAGCTGTTCAGGAGCACTATCAGCGGCTTTCtttgaaatgatttgtttttgtttttctcaaccAAATTAactgctttttctttcctttccccCAATGCAAGGTGTTTCCTGCCCTCAAAGTGTCTAAGACTGAGCAAGTGGTTATAAAACCAGTTGATCCTTCCATCATGACCCCGGTATAAGTCAACTTTCATTTAGTAATGAGGTTTTCATGAGGTTGAGTgtattggcaaaaaaaaaaaagggtctgtTGTGCACTAATCCTGAGTAAGTAGGGAAAGACGGAAACCAAACAAACGGTATTTACTGATTCAATCAATCAACACTTATCAGTATATATAGTTTCAGGTATAGTACATGTCTGCTTACGTGCTTGATTGCTATTTTTGCTCATTTTCACATGCATTTTTAGTGTACAAAATGtcagacaataataataataataataattaagcctttattagtcccacaatggggaaattacaattctctgcatttgacccatcccggaggagcagtgggctgctaagaagcgcccagGGGACAAATAAGGACAAATGCCCAGAGCCCAATAGGTTACCTTCCTagcaaaatgttattttatctgAGCATCAGTTTGAACCCAAAGTGATTCactttattgattaattatggaagtgttttttgatTACTTGTCTGTTGATTGACTCATTTATGAAACTAATAATTTAAAACGTATTGTCCTTTTCCCGGATGGTTTTGTATTGAAGAAGCAACACATGGCTTTACTGCTTAAACTTGAGGTTCTTGTTCAATATGAGAAACTGTGtgcattgttaatgttaatttatCAATATGTCTAATCCACCTGCATGTCCGTTTGCTTCATTTTGTGTGATATCTGCGTGCTGTAGCTGACTCCAAACAAAGCCAGTCATCTAAAGTGGAAAAGACTGACTCTGCAGAAGACAGGACTGGTGGTCAAAGATGTGGTCTGTCTCCCCAGAGGATACTACCTGGCACAGCTGGAGAGGTGAGATGTGTTATTGTAGTGAAAGATCATCTTTCCTGTCCACCTGTCTTATAAGTGCCACTCAGCGATAATGAGGACTGAGTGGGTTGTTTTTGCTTGTTAGGACTGGTATGTGAGGAATTTTCAAACATATTCTAACATATATTTGTATGAAATGTGGTATGGATATTCATGGCCTCTTTTTGTTGATTCTCAACATTTTATGACCCTTTTGACCTTTTCTCCAGCACCACTATTAG from Anoplopoma fimbria isolate UVic2021 breed Golden Eagle Sablefish chromosome 8, Afim_UVic_2022, whole genome shotgun sequence includes:
- the hps3 gene encoding Hermansky-Pudlak syndrome 3 protein isoform X3; its protein translation is MVHVYNCHPFSAQQIVQVEQEPGLICCGGGALFVVATGGCKVEAYSVEKEGCPFICRFATMGTVKSIQHSKIGDYLVTIEEKNSATYLRAYTNWRHQAEGKARVGVRLLGHLLRGASVRVGVQMEIIEIPLSESPVAVACCSVTGDLLVGCENTLVLFALRRQNQHSLKQQNQSQLQSTWTNSQQSSSQSQGQIVGSNQNFLDFERSVILHLPKIKPKQVALCGGYVAVQAELEVLVLKLDASSEPETLEESSDTKKADHLEDPADFLLLPRHQELLGDRAKDCDIPVSIEKTGLEDGTGQYTLSYVLFRRFTPDFFQGCSVEETQLHSLQLYPLFTSHQAGSLEEPSCIFCFFSLPSAGYLYSLKGGVELLSAYQYPEKVLKAVLTDHLLHVITKNALQCFTVRCAAVATRVEDPYIDTTMKACPPSGLEVCALRMQLFIGLRSVCVYGRHVMLLSTADAEAPEEPERTTQRRGLGRKWTISSPKETSTAGHGWNLYVVDTVSPLTLYQEMVEYSQRYAETNPQAQSLRHLLSEAHLLLRTSLLQTSEQQRSTEEDSAPSLQTGTDGPAERQTAEQTDRQELEEALRQNCAQLGDCFSRGSQKDCHLALPYYRMSGLSVTEIITRNRPLPSSPHSYGPGFLFYLKHYLFEETEQILSQEVADEVIDIFSQSEPSELVSVCASPSLINISPAQTLRILQHLEDTAGVSVPLTTTMATMMLRLDDLPQYTHLMERHAEMLLVYGFIEEPRLLLHGGVRGQYTHIRPTALTRQLAKSQPGLLVAAMVALHENNKVQLEQADHIFKELGCENCLQVDFWEAMLMASSQETIIQELLFRVASVYIDRLTNTTSDTNANKLQTPSRRRPLKSADDLINSCSHYGALSPWLTVLNPAHTTSSQHQEALFKLQSLLCGPSLSVGSVVPLMERLSEETLWGFSLHLLCATRRGQYDISIEKLLDRCPQAIIAYANHQLQDKHMVLWWQKLLPELCNRTRAAADNSILLAALKETLVVVAMETSPTEFLELMPDDGTASYFLPYLLTCSQRHLLA